A window of the Sphaerobacter thermophilus DSM 20745 genome harbors these coding sequences:
- a CDS encoding RNA polymerase sigma factor — translation MSDPRHHSIDTSDEALYRRLLAGDVAALEALVPRYHGPLLAFLYRLTGDRQQAEDLVQETFTRIVTYRGEPPTRFRPWAFTVARNIALDHLRTAARRQAIAPRVTPSEDDDPFTTVPDPDPGALDLVLRDDDRRTVAAALQQLPPHQRETVVLRFYHDLSLNEIAEVTGVAVGTVKSRLFHGLRRLKTLLIDEYRAPNGAAPPPSPGTPRPQHRKHAEGGMAHDTAAPVRPGQRSLA, via the coding sequence ATGAGCGACCCGCGACACCACAGCATCGACACCTCTGATGAGGCGCTCTACCGCCGCCTGCTGGCGGGGGATGTCGCCGCGCTGGAGGCGCTGGTGCCGCGCTACCACGGCCCGCTGCTCGCCTTCCTCTACCGCCTGACCGGCGATCGCCAGCAGGCGGAGGATCTGGTGCAGGAGACGTTCACCCGGATCGTCACCTATCGCGGCGAGCCGCCGACCCGTTTCCGCCCGTGGGCGTTCACCGTCGCTCGCAACATCGCACTCGACCACCTGCGCACCGCCGCGCGACGGCAGGCGATCGCCCCACGGGTGACGCCATCAGAGGACGACGATCCATTCACCACGGTGCCGGACCCGGACCCCGGCGCGCTCGATCTGGTGCTGCGCGACGACGACCGGCGCACCGTGGCAGCGGCGCTCCAGCAACTGCCGCCGCACCAACGGGAGACGGTCGTGCTCCGCTTCTACCACGACCTCTCGCTGAACGAGATCGCCGAGGTGACCGGTGTCGCCGTAGGCACAGTCAAGAGCCGGTTGTTCCACGGCCTGCGGCGGCTGAAGACCTTGCTCATCGACGAGTACCGAGCCCCGAACGGCGCGGCACCACCGCCCTCACCCGGCACCCCGCGCCCGCAGCACAGGAAGCACGCGGAAGGAGGGATGGCCCATGACACGGCAGCGCCGGTCAGACCTGGCCAGCGGTCTCTCGCCTGA
- a CDS encoding ABC transporter ATP-binding protein, translated as MELIAEGLTKRYGDVPALTGVSLHAGPGVLAVLGPNGSGKTTLLRILATALRPDAGRASFAGRDYASDPRPLRRRIGYLPQEIDLPGHLTPRGFLHYVARLKGIQPEPQADMLLQDLGLGDLANRPLRTLSGGQARLVALAQALLGRPRLLILDEPLTGLDTTERARVLRIIAGPPGERVVVLSSHVPADIEAGAAAVLVLQQGTVRAQGTIDTVRALAAGQVHEVTIPTADLEDTLRICQVSQMTLHADHALLRVVGPLPPGLTGVPVTPTLEDAYLWVQAIPPHPQPLSHKGRGEEDRRRLATDA; from the coding sequence GTGGAACTGATCGCCGAGGGGCTGACCAAACGCTATGGCGACGTCCCAGCCCTGACCGGCGTCTCCCTCCACGCCGGTCCGGGCGTGCTCGCCGTGCTGGGCCCGAACGGCTCAGGCAAGACGACGCTGCTGCGCATCCTCGCCACGGCGTTGCGGCCCGATGCGGGCCGGGCCTCCTTCGCCGGCCGCGACTACGCGTCCGATCCCCGCCCGCTGCGCCGCCGCATCGGCTACCTGCCGCAGGAGATCGACCTGCCGGGCCATCTGACGCCGCGCGGGTTCCTCCACTACGTGGCGCGGCTCAAGGGCATCCAACCCGAGCCACAGGCGGACATGCTCCTTCAAGACCTCGGCCTCGGCGACCTGGCCAACCGCCCGCTCCGGACCCTCTCCGGCGGTCAGGCGCGGCTGGTCGCCCTGGCCCAGGCACTGCTCGGCCGCCCGCGCCTGCTGATCCTCGACGAGCCCCTCACGGGCCTCGACACCACCGAGCGCGCCCGCGTCCTGCGCATCATCGCCGGTCCCCCCGGCGAGCGCGTGGTGGTCCTGAGCAGCCACGTCCCGGCCGATATCGAGGCCGGCGCCGCGGCCGTGCTGGTCCTTCAGCAGGGCACCGTCCGCGCCCAGGGAACCATCGACACCGTCCGTGCCCTCGCCGCCGGCCAGGTCCACGAGGTGACTATCCCCACCGCCGACCTCGAGGACACCCTTCGCATCTGCCAGGTCAGTCAGATGACCCTCCACGCCGACCACGCCCTCCTCCGCGTCGTCGGCCCCCTCCCGCCCGGCCTCACCGGGGTGCCGGTTACACCGACGCTGGAGGATGCGTACCTGTGGGTGCAGGCGATTCCCCCTCACCCCCAGCCCCTCTCCCACAAGGGGAGAGGGGAGGAGGACCGAAGACGGCTGGCGACTGACGCGTGA
- a CDS encoding HsdM family class I SAM-dependent methyltransferase produces the protein MSATNHAQQIVQRLWSYCNVLRDDGLSYGDYVEQLTYLLFLKMAHEQTQEPWNRPSPVPEGYDWPSLLARDGDELETHYRHLLEELGRQPGMLGLIFHKAQNKIQDPAKLRRLIVDLIDREQWMVLGTDAKGATYEGLLEKNARDVKGGAGQYFTPRPLIQAIVDVMRPQPGETICDPACGTGGFLLAAHNSIVERYPHLDPEQRKHLKLHALRGVEIVDSVTRLCAMNLLLHGVGPGPAEADIEPPVRTGDSLNSAPSDHFDVVLTNPPFGRKSSVLVVNEEGQQEREALTVVREDFWATTSNKQLNFVQHVKSLLKIHGRAAVVVPDNVLFEGGAGETIRRKLLQECDVHTLLRLPTGIFYAQGVKANVLFFDRKPPREQPWTSQLWIYDLRTNKHFTLKTKPLQRSDLDEFVACFNPENRHQRTPTWSEENPDGRWRAFSYDELIQRDKVNLDIFWLKDKSLEDGENLGDPDEIAADIVEDLRAALEEFETILADLAPNGVVAD, from the coding sequence GTGAGCGCGACGAACCACGCGCAGCAGATCGTCCAGAGGCTCTGGAGCTACTGCAACGTTCTGCGCGACGACGGGCTGTCCTACGGCGACTACGTGGAGCAGTTGACGTATCTCCTTTTCCTCAAGATGGCGCACGAGCAGACCCAGGAGCCGTGGAACCGGCCCTCACCGGTGCCGGAAGGATATGATTGGCCCAGTCTGCTCGCCCGCGACGGCGACGAGTTGGAAACCCACTACCGCCACCTACTGGAGGAACTGGGTCGGCAGCCGGGGATGCTCGGGCTGATCTTCCACAAGGCGCAGAACAAGATCCAGGACCCGGCCAAGCTGCGTCGGCTAATCGTCGACCTGATCGACCGCGAGCAATGGATGGTACTGGGCACCGATGCCAAGGGTGCCACCTACGAGGGGCTGCTGGAGAAGAACGCTCGGGACGTGAAGGGCGGTGCCGGGCAGTACTTCACCCCCCGACCGCTGATCCAGGCGATCGTCGATGTGATGCGCCCGCAGCCGGGAGAGACGATCTGTGACCCGGCCTGCGGCACGGGCGGCTTCCTGCTGGCGGCACACAACTCCATCGTCGAGCGGTACCCCCACCTTGACCCGGAGCAGCGCAAGCACCTGAAGCTCCATGCGCTGCGCGGCGTCGAAATCGTGGACAGCGTGACCCGGCTCTGCGCGATGAATCTGCTGCTCCACGGTGTCGGGCCGGGGCCGGCCGAGGCCGACATCGAGCCGCCGGTGCGCACCGGCGATAGTCTGAACTCGGCGCCGAGCGACCACTTCGACGTCGTGCTGACCAACCCGCCCTTCGGCCGCAAGTCGAGCGTGCTGGTGGTGAACGAGGAAGGACAGCAGGAGCGGGAGGCACTGACAGTCGTCCGCGAGGACTTCTGGGCCACGACGAGCAACAAGCAGCTCAACTTCGTGCAGCACGTGAAGTCGCTCCTGAAGATCCACGGCCGGGCCGCGGTCGTGGTGCCCGACAACGTCCTCTTCGAGGGTGGCGCTGGGGAGACGATCCGGCGCAAACTCCTGCAGGAGTGCGATGTCCACACCCTGCTGCGCCTACCGACCGGGATCTTCTACGCGCAGGGCGTCAAGGCGAACGTCCTGTTCTTCGACCGCAAGCCACCGCGCGAGCAGCCCTGGACGTCCCAACTCTGGATCTACGACCTGCGCACCAACAAGCACTTCACGCTGAAGACCAAGCCGCTCCAGCGATCGGACCTCGACGAGTTCGTCGCGTGCTTCAACCCCGAGAACCGACATCAACGGACGCCGACCTGGTCGGAGGAGAACCCGGATGGCCGCTGGCGAGCCTTCAGCTATGACGAGTTGATCCAGCGGGACAAGGTGAACCTCGACATCTTCTGGCTCAAGGACAAGAGCCTGGAGGACGGGGAGAACCTGGGTGACCCGGACGAGATCGCGGCCGACATCGTAGAAGACCTGCGCGCGGCGCTGGAGGAGTTCGAGACGATCCTTGCCGACCTCGCGCCCAACGGCGTTGTCGCCGACTGA
- a CDS encoding restriction endonuclease subunit S codes for MREDNSPCLPPGWTWATIRDTGEYINGLAFRKSDWGDEGLPIIRIQNLTDPSKPFNRTSRQVDPVYIVHRGDILLSWSATLDAFTWRGETGVLNQHIFKVVPDNRLVHSPYLYHLLRHAIDLLKQSSHLHGSTMKHINRGPFLSFQVPLAPLAEQRRIVAEIEKHFTRLDAAVAALERARANLKRYRAAVLKAACEGRLVPTEAELARAEGRDYETGEQLLQRILQERRAKWEAEELAKLRAKGKEPKDDRWKARYKEPAAPDTSDLPELPEGWVWARLDQLLGSLRNGISKKPDSESGTPILRINAVRPLSVNMEEIRYLSGSVDQYADYVLCQGDLLFTRYNGSPELVGVCGAVRAVDRKVVYPDKLIRARLASHLCLSSFVQIVLNVGLSREFIARRIRTTAGQSGVSGSDIRSVPLPLPPLAEQRRIVAEVERRLSVVEELERQIEANLKRAERLRQAILKRAFAGKLVPQDPNDEPASVLLERIRAERAAAAAAEPKRRRTRRTGGNGKRTEPVAKTLPLFGAGGER; via the coding sequence ATGCGTGAGGACAACTCTCCGTGCCTGCCTCCAGGCTGGACCTGGGCGACGATCAGAGACACCGGGGAATACATCAACGGTCTGGCCTTTAGGAAGAGTGATTGGGGTGACGAGGGGCTGCCGATTATCCGGATTCAGAACCTAACTGACCCATCCAAGCCTTTCAATAGGACAAGCCGCCAAGTGGACCCGGTCTACATCGTCCACCGCGGTGATATCCTACTCAGTTGGTCAGCAACGTTGGATGCCTTCACTTGGCGGGGTGAAACTGGTGTCCTGAACCAGCACATCTTTAAAGTGGTACCTGACAACCGTCTAGTGCATTCACCCTATCTCTATCACCTACTGCGTCATGCCATAGATTTGCTGAAGCAGAGCAGCCACCTGCACGGTTCTACGATGAAGCACATTAACCGTGGTCCGTTCTTGAGCTTTCAGGTACCCCTCGCCCCCCTCGCCGAGCAGCGCCGCATCGTGGCGGAGATCGAGAAGCACTTCACGCGGCTGGACGCTGCGGTGGCGGCGCTGGAGCGGGCGCGCGCCAACCTGAAGCGCTACCGCGCGGCCGTGCTCAAGGCCGCCTGTGAGGGCCGACTCGTCCCGACCGAAGCTGAGCTTGCCCGTGCCGAGGGCCGGGATTACGAGACGGGCGAGCAGCTCCTCCAGCGCATCCTCCAGGAGCGCCGCGCGAAGTGGGAGGCGGAGGAGCTCGCCAAGCTGCGGGCCAAGGGCAAGGAGCCCAAGGACGACCGGTGGAAGGCGAGGTACAAGGAGCCCGCCGCGCCCGACACCAGCGACCTGCCCGAGTTGCCCGAGGGGTGGGTGTGGGCAAGGCTAGATCAACTCCTCGGGTCTCTTAGAAACGGGATCTCGAAGAAACCAGATTCCGAGTCTGGGACGCCAATCTTACGCATTAACGCCGTTCGGCCCCTTTCCGTGAATATGGAGGAGATCCGTTACCTCTCCGGTTCGGTTGATCAGTATGCGGATTATGTTCTCTGCCAGGGTGATCTTCTATTCACGAGGTACAACGGCAGCCCGGAACTGGTCGGGGTTTGCGGAGCCGTTAGGGCGGTGGATCGAAAAGTGGTCTACCCTGACAAGCTGATCCGAGCTCGGCTCGCTTCTCACCTCTGCTTGTCGTCGTTCGTTCAGATTGTGCTAAACGTTGGACTCTCTCGGGAGTTCATCGCGCGCCGCATTCGAACAACGGCGGGCCAATCTGGTGTGAGCGGAAGTGATATCCGCAGCGTTCCTCTCCCCCTCCCACCCCTCGCTGAGCAGCGGCGCATCGTGGCCGAGGTGGAGCGGCGGCTGTCGGTGGTGGAAGAGCTGGAGCGGCAGATCGAGGCGAACCTAAAGCGGGCAGAGCGGCTGCGCCAGGCGATTCTGAAGCGCGCCTTCGCGGGCAAGCTCGTGCCGCAGGATCCCAACGATGAGCCGGCCAGCGTGCTGCTGGAGCGCATCCGCGCCGAGCGCGCGGCCGCCGCAGCGGCTGAGCCGAAGCGCCGCCGGACTCGCCGGACTGGTGGGAATGGGAAGCGGACGGAGCCGGTAGCCAAGACGCTGCCGCTGTTCGGTGCGGGGGGTGAACGGTGA
- a CDS encoding type I restriction-modification enzyme R subunit C-terminal domain-containing protein: MPTPETRARADIDAALDKAGWAVQDRYAVNLAAARGVAVREVPLKPGHGVADYLLFVDGLAVGVIEAKRVGTTLTGVEPQTAKYGAGLPDYLDTLVKPLPFLYQSTSIETRFTNGLDPEPRSRRVFSFHRPETLAAWISGTPPAQAAVASPILRAAEDPARYQAVTTLRARLQKMPRLDPGRLWPAQEQAVRNLERSLADDRPRALIQMTMGSGKTYTAITAIYRLIKYADAQRILFLVDRANLGTQAKKEFDAYVPPDDRRTFTQLYNVQHLKTNRIDPTARVVITTIQRLYSILKGEPELDPSLEEGSHFDTASGLVPEPVPVVYNPDVPIETFDFIVIDECHRSIYNLWRQVLEYFDAYLIGLTATPSKQTFGFFNQNLVMEYSYPQAVADGVNVDHDIYRIRTRITESGSTIEAGMYVEKRDRLTRAARWEQLDEDLAYDAADLDRAVVAPDQIRTVIRTFRDRLFTEIFPGRSHVPKTLIYAKDDAHAEEIVQIVREEFGKGNDFCQKITYKTTGVRPEDLIQSFRISYNPRIAVTVDMIATGTDIKPIEIVMFMRAVKSRTFFEQMKGRGVRVIDETEFKAVTPDAERKTRFVLIDCVGVTERMLSDSPPLERAPTVSFETLLQRVAFGSLDRDLLSSLASRLARLDRQLGAPDKARLAECAGGHTLQDIARGIIDALDPDRQVEAARTMFGLPPGEDPTPEQLEQATRELLRQAAAPIATNPDLREQLVSLRRHYEQTIDVVSKDSLLEAGFDAQARERARELTTSFEQFIIEHKDEITALQVLYSRPYGQRLRFADIKALADAIQAPPRQWTTDRLWQAYETLDKSRVRGSGMRRLTDVVSLVRFALHQEEELIPFEEQVEARFDAWLAQQAALGREFTEEQRRWLEWIRDHIVASYTIELDAFDYAPFAQHGGLGRFYQLFGSDWRTLLDELNEVLAA, encoded by the coding sequence ATGCCGACGCCGGAGACGCGCGCTCGTGCTGACATCGACGCAGCCTTAGATAAGGCGGGCTGGGCAGTGCAGGATCGGTACGCCGTGAACCTAGCCGCGGCCCGCGGGGTGGCGGTGCGCGAGGTGCCGCTCAAGCCTGGTCATGGCGTTGCAGATTATCTCCTCTTCGTCGACGGTTTGGCGGTCGGCGTCATTGAGGCCAAGCGCGTGGGTACGACGTTGACCGGCGTCGAGCCGCAGACCGCGAAGTACGGCGCGGGCTTACCCGATTACCTCGACACGCTGGTCAAGCCGCTGCCGTTCCTTTATCAGAGTACGAGCATCGAGACGCGCTTCACGAACGGGCTCGACCCCGAGCCGCGCAGTCGCCGTGTGTTCTCTTTCCACCGGCCGGAGACGCTCGCCGCCTGGATCAGCGGCACCCCGCCGGCTCAGGCCGCGGTCGCGTCGCCGATCCTGCGGGCTGCAGAGGATCCGGCGCGTTACCAGGCAGTGACGACCCTCCGCGCCCGCCTGCAGAAAATGCCGCGCCTCGACCCGGGCAGGCTCTGGCCCGCCCAGGAGCAGGCAGTGCGTAATCTGGAGCGCTCCCTCGCGGATGACCGGCCCCGGGCATTGATCCAGATGACCATGGGCAGCGGCAAGACCTACACCGCGATCACGGCGATCTACCGGCTGATCAAGTACGCGGACGCCCAGCGCATCCTCTTCTTGGTTGATCGCGCTAACCTCGGGACACAGGCCAAGAAGGAGTTTGATGCCTACGTCCCCCCGGACGACCGCCGTACCTTCACCCAGCTCTACAACGTCCAGCACCTGAAGACGAACCGGATCGATCCGACCGCCCGTGTCGTCATTACCACTATTCAGCGGCTCTACTCGATCCTCAAGGGCGAGCCGGAGCTCGATCCGTCGCTGGAGGAGGGCTCCCACTTCGACACCGCCTCCGGGCTGGTGCCTGAGCCTGTTCCGGTCGTCTACAACCCAGACGTCCCGATCGAGACGTTCGATTTCATCGTCATCGACGAGTGCCACCGCTCGATCTACAACCTCTGGCGCCAGGTGCTCGAGTATTTCGATGCCTACCTGATCGGGTTGACCGCCACGCCGTCGAAGCAGACCTTCGGGTTCTTCAATCAGAACCTGGTCATGGAGTACAGCTACCCGCAGGCGGTGGCCGATGGGGTCAACGTCGACCACGACATCTACCGCATCCGCACGCGTATCACCGAATCCGGCTCGACCATCGAGGCCGGCATGTACGTCGAGAAGCGTGACCGCCTCACCCGCGCAGCTCGCTGGGAGCAGCTTGACGAGGATCTCGCCTACGATGCGGCCGACCTCGACCGCGCGGTGGTGGCGCCCGATCAGATCCGCACCGTGATCCGCACCTTCCGCGACCGGCTTTTCACCGAGATCTTCCCCGGTCGCAGCCACGTGCCGAAGACACTCATCTACGCCAAAGACGACGCCCACGCCGAGGAGATCGTCCAGATCGTTCGCGAAGAGTTTGGCAAGGGCAACGACTTCTGCCAGAAGATCACCTACAAGACGACCGGTGTCCGGCCCGAGGATCTGATCCAGTCGTTCCGCATCAGCTACAATCCGCGCATCGCTGTCACCGTCGACATGATCGCCACCGGCACCGACATTAAGCCGATCGAGATCGTCATGTTCATGCGTGCGGTCAAGAGCCGCACCTTCTTCGAGCAGATGAAGGGGCGCGGCGTGCGGGTCATCGACGAGACCGAATTCAAGGCGGTCACTCCCGACGCCGAGCGCAAGACGCGCTTCGTACTGATCGACTGCGTCGGCGTAACGGAGCGGATGCTGAGCGACAGCCCTCCGCTCGAGCGCGCGCCGACCGTGTCCTTCGAGACGCTGCTGCAGCGGGTCGCTTTCGGCAGCCTCGACCGTGACCTCCTCTCCTCGCTCGCCAGTCGTCTGGCCCGGCTTGACCGCCAGCTGGGCGCACCCGACAAGGCACGGTTGGCCGAGTGCGCGGGCGGGCACACCCTCCAGGACATTGCCCGCGGGATCATCGATGCCCTCGACCCCGATCGGCAGGTCGAGGCGGCCCGCACGATGTTCGGGCTACCCCCGGGAGAAGATCCGACGCCGGAGCAGCTCGAGCAGGCCACTCGTGAGCTATTGCGGCAAGCCGCCGCGCCGATCGCGACCAATCCGGACCTGCGTGAGCAGCTCGTGTCCTTACGCCGGCACTACGAGCAGACAATCGACGTGGTCAGCAAGGACTCGCTGCTGGAGGCCGGCTTCGATGCCCAGGCGCGGGAGCGGGCGCGTGAGCTGACCACCTCGTTCGAGCAGTTCATCATCGAGCACAAGGACGAGATCACCGCCCTCCAGGTCCTCTACAGCCGGCCCTACGGCCAGCGGCTGCGCTTCGCCGACATCAAGGCGTTGGCCGACGCGATCCAGGCGCCGCCCCGCCAGTGGACGACGGATCGCCTCTGGCAGGCCTATGAGACGCTCGACAAGTCGCGGGTGCGCGGCTCTGGCATGCGCAGGCTGACCGACGTCGTGTCCCTGGTCCGCTTCGCGCTCCACCAGGAGGAGGAGCTGATACCCTTCGAGGAGCAGGTGGAGGCCCGCTTCGACGCCTGGCTGGCGCAGCAGGCCGCTCTCGGGCGGGAGTTCACCGAGGAGCAGCGCCGCTGGCTGGAGTGGATCCGCGACCACATCGTGGCGAGCTATACCATCGAACTCGACGCCTTCGACTATGCTCCCTTCGCGCAGCACGGCGGCTTGGGGCGCTTCTACCAGCTCTTCGGCTCCGACTGGCGCACCCTGTTGGATGAGTTGAACGAGGTGCTGGCGGCGTGA
- a CDS encoding S9 family peptidase — MTSKQRYTPDHAVNLRIASDVQVSPDGRHVAFTVAPIGHKETKPTSAIWLAAVEDGEAREFTMGAVVGHEDKMPRWSPDGRTLAFLSDRTERGAHQIHLIDLEGGEARPLTSVPKGLDLLAWAPDGRSLTATADRRALAGEDKPATEVRVASADARPRVIVRVPVEGGTVRVLGPAEGHVWAYAWSADGRRVAALTTPGNGLDEPARGVRLLVIDPATRAERVLTTLDNLPATLQWSPDGSRLVAVANVPGSADDTRVLLIDAESGAIETLEAGATTPLWAGWLPGQEPRLLTLAEEGLYNRIELVNLSDDTRQQLDPLPPGGAAQAPLSVSADGRTLACVRTHPAGPPEVWAGPIDGELRCLTHLNPQLDDVAIAPMEPVEWTASDGLTIQGWLLRPPGAEPGERLPLIVQVHGGPTSRWGPTFHGTWHDWGQIFAAAGYAVLLPNPRGSTGRGASFTASNRGDLGGMDFDDVMRGVDWAIEQGIADPDRLGIAGWSYGGFLTAWAVSHTDRFKAAVAGAAVTNWPSKVGTTDIRPYNEARFPGPLHEAPDAYWERSPIRYLGRITTPTLVVHGEADVRVPPEQGMELYLGLRAAGVPTDFITYPRQGHAFHERTFQRDLLQRLVAWFDRWMGK, encoded by the coding sequence ATGACGAGCAAGCAACGCTATACCCCGGACCACGCGGTGAACCTCCGCATCGCGAGCGACGTCCAGGTGTCGCCGGATGGGCGGCACGTGGCCTTCACCGTCGCACCCATCGGCCACAAGGAGACCAAGCCCACCTCGGCCATCTGGCTGGCGGCGGTTGAAGACGGCGAGGCGCGAGAGTTCACGATGGGCGCGGTCGTGGGGCATGAGGACAAGATGCCGCGCTGGTCGCCCGATGGCCGCACCCTCGCGTTCCTCTCCGACCGGACGGAGCGGGGCGCGCACCAGATCCACCTGATCGACCTGGAGGGTGGGGAGGCACGCCCGCTGACGAGCGTCCCCAAGGGGCTGGATCTGCTCGCCTGGGCGCCCGACGGCCGGTCGCTGACGGCGACGGCGGACCGGCGTGCCCTGGCCGGGGAGGACAAGCCCGCCACCGAGGTGCGGGTCGCCAGCGCGGACGCGCGCCCGCGGGTGATCGTGCGCGTCCCGGTGGAAGGCGGAACGGTGCGGGTGCTCGGCCCGGCCGAGGGGCATGTCTGGGCCTACGCCTGGAGCGCCGACGGCCGGCGTGTCGCCGCGCTGACGACGCCCGGCAACGGGCTGGATGAGCCGGCGCGGGGCGTTCGCCTGCTCGTGATCGACCCGGCCACCCGCGCTGAGCGCGTCCTCACCACGCTCGACAACCTCCCGGCGACCCTCCAGTGGTCCCCCGACGGCAGCCGGCTCGTGGCCGTGGCCAACGTCCCTGGGAGCGCCGACGATACCCGCGTGCTGCTCATCGACGCCGAATCCGGTGCGATTGAGACCCTGGAGGCGGGCGCGACGACCCCGCTCTGGGCCGGCTGGCTACCGGGCCAAGAGCCGCGCCTACTTACGCTGGCCGAGGAGGGTCTGTACAACCGGATCGAGCTGGTCAACCTCAGCGACGATACCCGGCAGCAGCTCGACCCCCTCCCTCCCGGCGGCGCGGCGCAGGCACCGCTCAGCGTCAGCGCCGACGGACGGACCCTCGCCTGTGTCCGCACGCACCCGGCGGGGCCGCCTGAGGTCTGGGCCGGGCCAATCGACGGTGAGCTGCGCTGTCTGACGCACCTGAACCCCCAGCTCGACGATGTGGCGATCGCCCCGATGGAGCCGGTCGAATGGACCGCCAGCGACGGGCTGACGATCCAGGGTTGGCTGCTCCGCCCGCCCGGCGCGGAGCCGGGGGAGCGACTGCCGCTCATCGTCCAGGTCCACGGCGGGCCGACCTCCCGCTGGGGCCCGACCTTCCACGGCACCTGGCACGACTGGGGGCAGATCTTCGCCGCCGCGGGCTACGCCGTGCTCCTGCCGAACCCGCGCGGCAGCACCGGCCGGGGTGCCTCCTTCACCGCCTCCAACCGCGGCGATCTCGGCGGGATGGACTTCGACGACGTGATGCGCGGGGTCGACTGGGCCATCGAGCAGGGTATCGCCGATCCGGACCGCCTCGGCATCGCCGGCTGGAGCTACGGCGGGTTCCTCACTGCCTGGGCCGTTTCCCATACCGACCGCTTCAAAGCGGCCGTGGCCGGGGCCGCCGTGACCAACTGGCCGAGCAAGGTCGGCACGACCGACATCCGGCCCTACAACGAGGCCCGCTTCCCCGGCCCTCTCCACGAGGCGCCCGACGCCTACTGGGAGCGCTCACCGATCCGCTATCTGGGGCGGATCACCACGCCGACGCTGGTGGTCCACGGCGAAGCCGACGTGCGGGTGCCGCCCGAGCAGGGCATGGAGCTCTACCTGGGCCTGCGCGCCGCCGGAGTGCCGACCGACTTCATCACCTACCCCCGTCAAGGCCACGCCTTCCACGAGCGCACCTTCCAGCGCGATCTCCTGCAGCGCCTCGTGGCGTGGTTCGACCGGTGGATGGGGAAGTGA